From a single Candidatus Bathyarchaeia archaeon genomic region:
- a CDS encoding sodium-dependent transporter, whose protein sequence is MGELRMERWSTRFGFLLATIGSAVGIGNIWRFPSVVGQNGGGAYLVPYLLAVFGFGLPLMTLELAIGRYLRADVVSAFRRIGSKFHFFGWLVWVIVFYILSYYLVITGWTLAYAIASLVGVKILFSSFTSSCQPILYFTAATVATGLVVSLGIRGGIERVTSILMPINFIILGGMTLFSTSLSGFTNGLNYFLKPDFTALHNPLIWSAAFGQAFFSLSVGFGVLITYGAYLDNDTAIPSSSLIITIADLAISILAGIVIFPIVFTFGMEPAIGAELAFSTLPRAFEHIPSGRILAGGFFLLLFFAALTSSVSMMEVNVAAVISSTDLSRRKLTLILTVMVFLLGLPSALSYSSINLHMFGFRVLDLLDETVGTIGLPINALLIAVIFTWFLDKRALSSQMRSSWGDLHPLTVYMITKYVVPAVLIIITVSRLFLGLDFPEWHFLPGIPYIGSLAQELFTLLLVGLPLTILILLIQLDYRYRHHRRLKQFS, encoded by the coding sequence ATGGGTGAGCTTCGGATGGAGAGGTGGTCTACAAGATTTGGATTTCTGTTGGCTACCATCGGCTCTGCTGTAGGCATAGGGAATATTTGGCGTTTTCCCTCAGTTGTTGGCCAGAATGGAGGAGGCGCCTATCTGGTTCCCTATCTCCTGGCAGTCTTCGGTTTTGGTCTTCCGTTAATGACTCTTGAGCTGGCTATAGGAAGGTACTTGAGGGCGGATGTAGTATCCGCCTTTCGAAGGATAGGCTCTAAATTTCATTTTTTTGGTTGGTTGGTTTGGGTGATAGTTTTCTACATTTTGAGTTATTATCTCGTTATAACAGGTTGGACTCTTGCTTATGCGATTGCTTCACTAGTAGGGGTTAAGATTCTTTTTTCAAGTTTCACATCCTCTTGTCAGCCAATCCTATATTTCACTGCTGCAACGGTCGCGACAGGTTTGGTGGTTTCTTTAGGGATAAGAGGAGGCATCGAGAGGGTAACGTCTATTTTGATGCCAATTAACTTCATCATACTGGGTGGAATGACCTTATTCTCTACATCATTATCGGGGTTCACTAATGGTCTGAATTATTTTCTTAAGCCCGATTTTACGGCCCTCCATAATCCTCTCATCTGGAGTGCAGCATTCGGTCAAGCCTTCTTCTCCCTGTCTGTGGGCTTCGGAGTTCTTATCACTTATGGGGCATACCTTGACAACGACACCGCGATCCCCAGCTCCTCCTTAATCATCACTATCGCGGATCTTGCAATCTCAATACTGGCTGGAATAGTGATTTTTCCTATAGTCTTCACATTTGGAATGGAGCCCGCTATAGGTGCTGAGCTTGCCTTTTCAACCTTGCCACGAGCCTTCGAACACATACCGTCGGGTAGAATTCTCGCGGGGGGATTCTTTTTACTTCTCTTCTTTGCAGCTTTAACTTCATCCGTGTCGATGATGGAAGTGAACGTTGCCGCGGTCATATCATCAACTGACCTTTCAAGACGAAAGCTCACGTTAATTTTAACGGTGATGGTTTTTTTGCTTGGATTACCATCAGCCTTAAGCTACAGCTCTATAAACCTCCATATGTTCGGATTTAGGGTTCTTGACTTGCTGGATGAAACCGTAGGGACGATAGGGCTGCCTATTAACGCACTTCTAATCGCGGTGATCTTCACGTGGTTCTTAGATAAACGGGCTTTGTCCTCACAGATGAGATCTTCATGGGGAGATCTGCATCCCTTAACCGTATATATGATAACCAAGTACGTTGTTCCAGCAGTTTTGATTATAATAACAGTATCTAGACTCTTTCTAGGTCTTGACTTCCCAGAGTGGCACTTTCTTCCAGGCATCCCATATATAGGAAGCTTAGCGCAAGAACTATTCACGTTGTTACTGGTCGGTCTCCCTCTTACAATACTAATACTTCTAATCCAGCTCGATTACCGTTATCGTCACCATCGACGCCTGAAGCAATTTTCATAA
- a CDS encoding histidine phosphatase family protein yields the protein MKGKDSGGQLVDLLKRNPSRRVAALIRHAARSDPTGDDYYHLPLLPEGLEASLEFGKALPEGRLIKIYHSPVPRCGDTAKHIFEGASSAGRSVQFMGVREFLSPGFMLKPREIVREIEKVGFEVFARRWLNGEVDERVMDDPWKVTSQLIAEVKSLLQEEDNSFALHVYVSHDWNILAVRDLYLKVRHEEEGWPDYLDGLIFSLNGDFTVRWKTRSLKLTNVGFSSG from the coding sequence TTGAAGGGAAAGGACAGCGGAGGCCAACTTGTAGATTTGCTCAAACGGAATCCTTCCAGAAGGGTGGCTGCGCTCATACGCCACGCCGCCCGGTCTGATCCCACAGGCGACGATTACTATCATCTTCCACTCTTGCCAGAGGGTTTGGAGGCGTCCCTAGAGTTTGGGAAGGCCCTTCCAGAGGGGAGGTTGATTAAAATTTACCACAGTCCGGTTCCAAGATGCGGAGACACGGCGAAACACATATTTGAAGGGGCATCCTCGGCTGGGAGATCTGTTCAGTTCATGGGGGTGAGGGAGTTCCTCAGCCCTGGATTCATGCTTAAGCCCCGTGAAATCGTCAGGGAAATTGAAAAAGTGGGGTTCGAGGTTTTCGCGAGAAGATGGTTGAATGGCGAGGTGGATGAAAGGGTCATGGATGACCCGTGGAAAGTGACTTCACAGCTCATAGCTGAGGTAAAAAGCCTTCTTCAAGAAGAGGACAATTCGTTTGCGTTGCATGTGTATGTGTCGCATGACTGGAACATATTGGCCGTTAGGGACCTCTATCTTAAGGTGAGGCATGAAGAAGAGGGGTGGCCTGATTACCTTGACGGCTTGATCTTTAGCTTAAACGGGGATTTCACGGTGAGGTGGAAAACTCGAAGCCTAAAGCTGACCAACGTTGGTTTCTCATCCGGTTAG
- a CDS encoding RDD family protein: protein MEAFECKGLGPRLLAYLVDSFVLAALFSGLNMALFGDPLPLGELYVALGIYLFIQVGYFTVMEGFSGASLGKRLLRLKVLRERGGPCGFGAAFVRNFLRLVDMLPGLYIVGIISILRSANKQRLGDRLAGTIVVDARPERMRGPSERQKVGIALRSMAFRKYCVGCGEALGWEAVYCPRCGCAQPVLEAG from the coding sequence TTGGAGGCCTTTGAATGTAAGGGTTTGGGGCCGAGGCTTTTAGCCTACCTCGTCGACAGCTTTGTGTTAGCCGCGTTGTTCTCAGGATTGAACATGGCCTTGTTCGGTGATCCTTTACCGTTGGGGGAGCTGTACGTGGCGTTGGGCATCTACCTCTTCATCCAAGTTGGATACTTTACTGTTATGGAGGGCTTTTCAGGCGCTTCGCTGGGCAAGAGGCTTCTCAGGTTGAAGGTGTTGAGGGAGAGGGGTGGTCCATGCGGTTTCGGCGCGGCTTTCGTTAGAAACTTTTTAAGGCTTGTCGACATGCTTCCAGGACTATACATCGTAGGAATTATTTCAATTTTAAGGTCCGCTAACAAGCAGAGGCTGGGGGACAGGCTCGCCGGAACCATCGTAGTCGACGCCAGACCGGAGAGGATGCGGGGCCCCTCCGAACGACAGAAGGTTGGGATCGCGTTGAGGAGCATGGCGTTCCGCAAATATTGCGTGGGTTGCGGAGAGGCGTTGGGCTGGGAGGCTGTGTACTGTCCTCGATGTGGCTGCGCTCAACCCGTTTTAGAGGCTGGCTAA
- a CDS encoding aldehyde ferredoxin oxidoreductase family protein: MTFGYCGKVLRVDLSDGKISVDEPPERFYRQYFGGEALIAYYLLREVKPSADPLGPENLLIFASGVMTGHPFTGSGRNSVGGKSPLTNGFGCSEVGGYWGSELKRSGFDAIVISGRAENPSYLWVHDGEVEIRDAEHLWGLVTGRADELLRSELGRNIRTALIGPAGEKGVRYACIANDLTHFAGRTGMGAVMGSKNLKAVVVRGAHAPEMADAETVRELARWVSDNPDLELPIGRTLKSLRETGTGGGLLSLNASSGLPTRNFAEGEFEGAEEISGERMVETILTGRHTCYGCVINCKRTVKVDEPYLVDPVYGGPEYETLAALGSNCGVKDLKAIAKANEICNAYGLDTISTGVCVAFAMECYMKGLIGLEDAGGFSLKFGDAEAMVETVRMIGERRGLGQMLGEGVRRAAEKIGGNAYEYAMHVKGLEIPMHEPRLKKGLGVGYAVSPTGADHCHNLHDTLFQGWGESMKAIQALGVLEPMPANSLDPEKVRLLVYASNWRHFTNSAVICYFTPWFYDNTPRLVNAITGWNTTTWELMKIGERAATLARVFNVREGFTAEDDRLPGRFAQPFSRGPIAGERITGDELEKCKKIYYRMMGWDDEGVPTAEKLYELDVGWAVQHLPHT; encoded by the coding sequence ATGACGTTTGGGTATTGTGGGAAGGTTCTTAGAGTCGACCTCTCCGATGGTAAGATTTCCGTTGATGAGCCACCTGAAAGGTTTTATCGACAATACTTTGGCGGAGAAGCCTTAATCGCCTACTATTTGCTGAGGGAGGTTAAGCCTTCCGCGGATCCTCTGGGCCCAGAGAACCTTCTGATATTCGCCTCAGGCGTTATGACAGGCCATCCATTTACAGGTTCAGGGCGGAACAGCGTCGGCGGTAAGTCCCCCCTCACTAATGGGTTTGGTTGCTCGGAGGTTGGAGGTTACTGGGGTTCTGAGTTGAAGAGATCTGGGTTCGACGCCATAGTCATCTCAGGTCGGGCTGAAAACCCCTCATACCTTTGGGTTCACGATGGGGAGGTGGAGATCAGGGACGCCGAGCACCTGTGGGGTTTGGTGACAGGCCGGGCTGACGAGCTGCTTCGAAGCGAGTTGGGAAGGAACATTAGAACGGCGTTGATAGGGCCTGCTGGTGAAAAAGGGGTTAGGTACGCCTGTATCGCGAATGACCTCACACACTTCGCTGGGAGAACCGGCATGGGGGCGGTGATGGGTTCTAAAAACCTGAAAGCCGTTGTTGTTCGTGGTGCTCATGCGCCTGAAATGGCGGACGCTGAAACGGTGAGGGAGCTGGCTCGATGGGTGTCGGATAACCCGGACTTGGAGTTGCCCATCGGCAGGACGTTGAAAAGCCTGAGGGAAACGGGGACCGGTGGAGGATTGCTCAGCTTGAACGCTTCAAGCGGTTTACCGACCCGAAACTTCGCTGAGGGCGAGTTTGAGGGCGCTGAGGAAATCTCAGGGGAAAGGATGGTTGAAACCATCTTAACAGGCAGACACACCTGTTACGGATGTGTGATAAACTGTAAGCGAACCGTTAAGGTTGATGAGCCATACCTCGTCGACCCGGTGTACGGTGGACCTGAATACGAGACATTAGCCGCTTTAGGATCTAACTGCGGGGTAAAGGATCTGAAGGCCATCGCGAAGGCCAATGAAATATGCAACGCCTATGGGCTGGACACAATTTCGACCGGTGTATGCGTAGCCTTCGCCATGGAATGCTATATGAAAGGGTTAATAGGCCTGGAGGATGCTGGGGGCTTCTCCCTTAAGTTCGGCGACGCGGAGGCCATGGTTGAAACGGTGAGGATGATAGGTGAGAGGCGAGGCCTTGGACAGATGTTAGGTGAGGGTGTGAGGAGGGCTGCTGAGAAGATCGGTGGAAACGCTTACGAGTACGCGATGCACGTGAAGGGGTTGGAGATTCCTATGCATGAACCACGCTTGAAAAAGGGGCTTGGAGTCGGTTACGCGGTTTCACCCACTGGAGCCGATCACTGCCACAACTTGCATGATACCCTGTTTCAGGGTTGGGGTGAGAGCATGAAGGCCATACAGGCGTTGGGGGTCTTGGAGCCTATGCCAGCTAACTCTCTTGATCCCGAGAAGGTCAGGTTACTGGTTTACGCGTCCAATTGGAGGCATTTCACGAACTCCGCCGTGATATGCTACTTTACGCCTTGGTTCTACGATAATACGCCTCGCTTGGTTAACGCCATAACAGGGTGGAACACGACCACATGGGAGCTGATGAAGATAGGGGAGAGGGCGGCCACGTTGGCCAGGGTTTTCAACGTAAGGGAGGGATTTACAGCGGAGGATGACCGCCTCCCAGGTAGGTTCGCTCAACCATTCAGCCGAGGGCCGATCGCGGGTGAAAGAATCACTGGCGATGAATTGGAGAAGTGTAAGAAGATCTATTATAGGATGATGGGTTGGGATGATGAGGGTGTCCCCACAGCTGAAAAGCTCTACGAACTTGATGTCGGATGGGCCGTCCAGCATCTTCCCCACACTTAA
- a CDS encoding site-2 protease family protein — MSFKAGRVFGVTIRVHYTLLFIFFLIVWSLAMGYMPQQFPGLSPIRYWIIGTISGFILLLSVVIHELCHSIVAIKLGLPIKRITLFFLGGAAEMAEEPKRPDVEFKMALVGPLSSFAIAALFGGLWYIFKTVSLSVELLAIAQYGAVINLILGGFNLLPAFPMDGGRIFRSIAWKYMRSMIKATQLATKLSVGFAYAMMFGGFLMIIFRGLFNGLWIIFIGWFIKSGAEAGLSQTIITQALSGTTVSEIMSSDVVTVDFDTPLHRLVTEYFLTRKFAGYPVRKDGAVVGMVTMDQVKRIPRPLWEKTAVRDVMKPLGELVIVEPETPASDAFYKMSRKDEGRILVMKNGELNGIVSRKDFTHLIKTKIDLEYGLT, encoded by the coding sequence ATGTCCTTCAAAGCTGGAAGAGTATTCGGCGTCACGATCAGGGTCCATTATACTCTCCTTTTTATTTTCTTCCTAATCGTATGGTCTCTGGCCATGGGGTATATGCCCCAGCAATTTCCAGGTCTCTCCCCCATAAGGTATTGGATTATTGGCACTATATCAGGTTTCATCCTTCTCTTATCAGTGGTAATACATGAGTTATGCCATTCCATAGTCGCCATAAAGTTAGGTTTGCCGATTAAGAGGATCACTCTGTTCTTTCTGGGCGGAGCCGCTGAGATGGCGGAGGAGCCTAAAAGACCTGATGTTGAGTTTAAGATGGCGTTGGTAGGTCCACTCTCCAGCTTTGCCATCGCCGCTCTTTTTGGTGGGTTATGGTACATATTTAAGACAGTAAGCCTCAGCGTCGAGCTGTTAGCGATAGCTCAGTATGGAGCAGTCATTAACCTTATTCTCGGGGGGTTCAATCTTCTCCCCGCGTTTCCTATGGATGGGGGAAGAATATTCAGGTCCATTGCATGGAAGTATATGAGAAGCATGATCAAAGCCACTCAGCTTGCCACAAAATTGAGTGTTGGATTCGCTTATGCTATGATGTTCGGCGGCTTCCTCATGATAATCTTCAGAGGCCTGTTCAACGGCCTCTGGATCATATTCATCGGGTGGTTCATAAAATCTGGAGCTGAGGCGGGACTCAGCCAAACTATCATCACTCAAGCATTATCGGGAACCACTGTAAGCGAGATAATGTCTAGCGACGTCGTTACTGTAGATTTTGATACGCCATTACACAGACTAGTTACGGAATACTTCTTGACTAGAAAATTTGCTGGATACCCTGTTCGAAAAGACGGGGCCGTGGTAGGCATGGTCACAATGGATCAGGTAAAACGTATCCCTCGCCCTCTTTGGGAAAAAACGGCTGTGAGAGACGTTATGAAACCCCTTGGTGAGTTGGTGATCGTGGAACCTGAGACCCCTGCGTCAGATGCGTTTTATAAAATGTCTAGAAAAGATGAGGGAAGGATACTCGTGATGAAAAACGGCGAGTTGAATGGAATCGTTAGCAGAAAGGACTTTACACATCTAATCAAAACTAAAATTGACTTAGAATACGGACTTACCTGA
- a CDS encoding DNA polymerase ligase N-terminal domain-containing protein — MSEEEKLKEYRGKRDFNATPEPKGKSLPKSSGALKYVVQEHYATHLHYDLRLEMDGVLKSWAVPKGVPVGTDARRLAVQTEDHPVEYAEFEGIIPEGEYGAGSVKIWDKGSYTPVEKSENKLIIDLNGEKVKGRYCLIRFKPKENPKNWLLFRVKKD; from the coding sequence TTGAGCGAAGAAGAGAAGTTAAAGGAATATCGTGGGAAGAGGGACTTCAACGCGACCCCGGAGCCGAAGGGAAAAAGCCTCCCTAAAAGCTCAGGCGCGTTAAAATACGTGGTTCAAGAGCATTACGCCACGCATCTCCACTACGACCTTAGGCTTGAAATGGACGGCGTGTTGAAGAGCTGGGCCGTGCCCAAAGGCGTTCCGGTCGGGACGGATGCCCGCCGCCTCGCGGTTCAAACAGAAGACCACCCAGTCGAATACGCTGAGTTTGAAGGAATAATCCCTGAAGGCGAGTATGGCGCTGGATCCGTTAAAATCTGGGATAAAGGATCCTACACCCCGGTGGAGAAAAGCGAAAACAAGCTGATCATAGACCTGAACGGCGAAAAGGTTAAGGGCAGATACTGCTTGATTCGCTTCAAGCCAAAGGAAAACCCAAAAAACTGGCTTCTATTCCGCGTCAAGAAAGATTAA